The Cydia splendana chromosome Z, ilCydSple1.2, whole genome shotgun sequence genome window below encodes:
- the LOC134805286 gene encoding uncharacterized protein LOC134805286 — protein sequence PPLPPPALAALLLLLAAGAWPRVGATDPTVLLLLRAACVAPHPEDLFSEARFHQYALSIGKSTLTQRKIRILNYDDTCGPKWRELVTSGALSALSAGGAAVCAGWAGAGACGALAAAARALRRPQPAACAALPARAAAAARLAASLRWRRVLLPPAAGECAVILREVARAITAAGLAARRSALSLEQLAWRPHVVILCAPQGEVGAEALAALRAAAAAGVGPAVLLLHLDQDPPPPSPITSLARRDPQLTSLMSNITLAIRNLPYTQSRENLSSNQSTYISQTPNLSSNLPPLYKKSFSTPLAFALVNNITVRPYRKKRTRQESTGILRTENVVNTIKNSTLESRFRGYFPGLYNNTRPAKQTFNKNTLEDNARMVPVQGQRSNVTRSRRSSGKPAAPSGAGGASPATGPPRGSDTLYDFNTLLLHLDAFQQHLFLLRVGKTEEKRDSWEKIVYNEVIENLNRHDRAERTRTESSETKLYLYQRIVVENGTCEWEFVTIFNSTSTRSLDDTEDWSTIIEVLNSTYNFEEWAVQHAASDHELWARFEHGMLTVVFVCCALMVAAAAALVTRYAATRRRRRRRRGDAVLLASDFTFPADERRRVGEGMETMLSCWLQQLHEFGGPELERPDLLKQSPRSAPPPAAAAPSAPSSTCSVNRLTHDRRTRYKGDAVHVKYLPSTGTLEIKRKATDVLLVMQTMRHENLNPFIGCLCELRPALVFDACGRGSLEDVLMADDIKLDWTFRLSLLTDLVKGMRYVHSSSLRQHGRLSSRNCVVDSRWVLRITDYGLPSFYRAQGLPQPPRAARELLWTAPEILREEGGLGRGSQPGDVFSFAIIMQEVIVRGEPYCMLALTPEEIVEKIMRPPPLIRPSVSMGAAPPEAVSVMRQCWSEAPDLRPDFHTLHDIFRHMHRGRKINIVDSMFEMLEKYSNNLEELIKERTEQLDMEKKKTEQLLNRMLPRSVAERLILGLRVEPEEFEDVSIYFSDIVGFTALAARATPVQVVDLLNDLYTVFDAAIEQYRVYKVETIGDAYMVVGGLPTRAQDHAESIATMALHLLHLAGRFRIRHAPTAPLHLRIGLHTGPCCAGVVGLTMPRYCLFGDTVNTASRMESTGAAWRIQISATTAERLTTAGGYRLRSRGLTQIKGKGAMHTYWLLGKEGFDKPLPTPPPLQSEEILFEADSENDSETMTPPTQINENATNEKPEIQVQRQRSDASTSSDKFAWQRSGAVSADSSPPPRAPATGTSAAATPTDLSAPYSRYRCLAGGPRGLRRQWSLERGDALAAAAGARGAVPTTEARSPPIEPLALLAPAAPRANAARYRTRPDAPGALVLLPLPPAPSLAPPTTEEAQTPNSCPP from the exons ccgccgctgccgccgccaGCGCTGGCGGCGCTGCTGCTCCTGCTCGCCGCTGGCGCCTGGCCCCGCGTCGGCGCCACCGACCCCACGGTGCTGCTGCTCTTGAGAGCTGCCTGCGTCGCTCCTCACCCCGAAGACCTTTTCTCGGAAGCTCGCTTTCATCAATACGCACTTTCAATTGGCAAGTCCACCTTGACACAACGCAAAATCCGCATTCTCAATTACGATG ACACGTGCGGGCCAAAGTGGAGAGAGCTTGTAACGAGTGGCGCGCTAAGCGCTCTcagcgcgggcggcgcggcggtgTGCGCAGGCTGGGCGGGCGCCGGCGCATGTGGTGCGCTGGCGGCAGCGGCGCGCGCGCTGCGCCGGCCGCAGCCCGCCGCCTGCGCCGCCCTGCCGGCCCGCGCCGCTGCAGCTGCCCGTCTAGCTGCCAGCCTGCGCTGGCGTCGCGTGCTGCTGCCACCGGCCGCAGGGGAATGCGCGGTTATTCTTCGCGAAGTTGCAAGAGCCATCACCGCAGCGGGTCTAGCTGCACGTCGCTCAGCTCTTTCACTTGAACAATTGGCTTGGAGACCACATG TGGTGATCCTGTGCGCACCACAGGGAGAAGTGGGCGCGGAGGCGCTGGCGGCGCTCCGGGCGGCGGCCGCCGCGGGCGTCGGGCCCGCCGTGCTGCTGCTGCACCTCGACCAAGACCCTCCGCCGCCCTCTCCCATCACATCCTTGGCACGCCGAGATCCCCAACTGACTTCTCTAATGAGCAATATCACTTTAGCTATAAGAAATTTGCCTTATACACAATCGAGAGAGAATTTGTCATCTAACCAATCTACGTATATTTCACAAACCCCGAATTTATCGAGCAACCTTCCGCCATTGTATAAGAAAAGTTTCTCGACGCCGTTAGCCTTTGCGCTCGTAAACAACATAACCGTGCGCCCTTATCGCAAAAAGAGAACTCGTCAGGAGTCTACTGGTATTTTACGAACCGAAAACGTAGTAAACACTATAAAAAATAGCACATTAGAGAGTCGATTCCGGGGTTATTTTCCCGGGCTCTATAATAATACTCGACCCGCAAAacaaacatttaataaaaacacgCTCGAAGATAATGCGCGAATGGTTCCAGTTCAAGGCCAAAGATCAAATGTTACTCGCTCACGGCGGAGCTCGGGGAAACCCGCGGCGCCGTCCGGCGCCGGTGGCGCGTCGCCCGCGACCGGCCCGCCGCGCGGTTCCGACACCCTCTACGACTTCAACACGCTGTTACTTCACCTAGACGCTTTTCAACAACATCTTTTTCTACTACGAGTCGGCAAAACCGAGGAAAAAAGGGATTCCTGGGAAAAAATTGTATACAATGAAGTAATAGAAAATCTTAATCGACACGACCGAGCGGAACGAACCAGGACGGAAAGTAGCGAGACAAAACTTTATTTATATCAACGAATAGTGGTCGAAAATGGAACTTGCGAATGGGAATTCGTGACAATTTTTAATTCAACTTCGACACGTTCACTCGATGACACCGAAGACTGGTCGACTATTATAGAGGTGTTGAATTCGACATATAACTTTGAAGAATGGGCCGTTCAACATGCCGCTTCCGATCATGAATTATGGGCTCGGTTCGAACATGGGATGTTGACTGTGGTGTTCGTTTGTTGTGCTCTTATGGTGGCAGCAGCGGCGGCGCTGGTTACCCGGTATGCGGCCACGAGGCGCCGCCGGCGGCGCAGGCGAGGTGACGCAGTTCTCCTGGCCAGTGACTTCACATTCCCAGCGGACGAGCGGCGCCGGGTGGGCGAGGGAATGGAGACTATGCTGTCTTGCTGGCTACAACAATTGCATGAGTTCGGCGGGCCTGAGCTGGAGCGGCCCGACCTGCTAAAACAGTCGCCGCGCTCAGCGCCGCCGCCCGCCGCGGCCGCACCCTCCGCGCCTTCTTCCACATGTAGCGTCAATCGCCTGACCCACGATCGCCGCACTCGTTACAAG GGTGATGCTGTCCACGTAAAATATTTGCCGTCTACCGGGACCCTCGAAATAAAACGAAAAGCTACCGACGTGCTTCTTGTGATGCAAACAATGCGGCACGAAAACCTTAATCCATTCATAG GTTGCCTGTGCGAGTTGCGGCCTGCGTTAGTATTCGACGCCTGCGGTCGCGGGTCTCTCGAGGACGTGCTTATGGCAGACGATATCAAGCTTGACTGGACGTTCCGGCTGTCTTTGCTTACAGACCTAGTCAAAGGGATGCGTTATGTGCATTCGTCCTCGCTGCGTCAGCATGGCCGTTTGTCTTCGAGGAATTGCGTTGTCGATTCACGTTGGGTGCTTAGAATAACGGACTACGGTCTGCCTAGCTTCTACCGTGCACAAGGATTACCTCAGCCGCCAAGGGCTGCAAGGG AGTTGTTGTGGACTGCACCGGAGATACTGCGCGAGGAAGGTGGGCTGGGGCGCGGGTCGCAGCCGGGAGACGTGTTCTCGTTTGCCATCATCATGCAGGAAGTCATTGTTCGCGGCGAGCCGTACTGCATGCTCGCTCTCACACCTGAAG AGATCGTAGAGAAGATAATGCGTCCGCCTCCCCTTATCCGGCCGTCGGTGTCGATGGGTGCCGCGCCGCCCGAGGCGGTCAGCGTGATGCGCCAGTGCTGGAGCGAGGCGCCGGACCTGCGGCCCGACTTCCACACCCTGCACGACATCTTTCGGCACATGCACCGCGGCAG GAAAATTAACATAGTAGACTCCATGTTTGAGATGCTAGAGAAGTACAGCAACAATCTAGAAGAACTTATAAAGGAACGGACGGAACAGTTAGACATGGAAAAGAAAAAAACAGAACAACTCCTCAATAGAATGTTGCCGAG ATCGGTTGCAGAACGACTAATACTTGGATTACGAGTAGAACCCGAAGAATTCGAAGACGTGTCCATCTACTTTAGCGATATAGTCGGATTTACGGCTCTGGCGGCACGGGCTACGCCAGTGCAAGTGGTTGACCTCCTTAACGATCTGTACACGGTATTCGATGCTGCCATAGAACAATATAGAGTGTATAAGGTAGAAACGATCGGCGACGCTTACATGGTTGTGGGCGGGTTGCCCACTCGCGCGCAAGACCACGCCGAGAGTATCGCCACCATGGCCTTGCACCTGCTACACCTGGCGGGACGTTTCCGCATCAGGCACGCGCCGACGGCACCTCTGCATCTACGTATCGGCCTGCACACCGGCCCGTGCTGCGCGGGTGTCGTCGGTCTGACGATGCCCAGATACTGTCTCTTCGGTGACACTGTTAACACAGCTTCAAGAATGGAATCTACTG GTGCTGCGTGGCGTATTCAGATTTCCGCGACAACTGCTGAGCGATTAACGACAGCTGGAGGTTACCGTTTACGGTCACGGGGCTTGACTCAAATCAAGGGCAAGGGGGCCATGCACACCTACTGGCTGCTGGGGAAGGAGGGCTTCGACAAACCACTCCCGACACCACCGCCTCTTCA GAGTGAAGAAATCTTATTTGAGGCTGATAGTGAAAACGATAGCGAAACAATGACGCCTCCAAcgcaaataaatgaaaatgctACGAACGAAAAGCCGGAGATCCAGGTCCAGCGTCAGCGCTCTGATGCATCAACAAGCTCTGACAAATTTG CTTGGCAGCGCTCGGGCGCGGTGTCCGCCGACAGcagcccgccgccgcgcgcgccgGCTACGGGAACGTCCGCGGCGGCCACTCCGACAGATCTGAGCGCACCATATTCTCGTTACAG ATGTTTGGCTGGAGGCCCTCGTGGACTGCGCCGGCAGTGGTCGCTGGAACGGGGCGACGCGCTCGCGGCCGCCGCAGGGGCGCGCGGCGCGGTGCCGACGACGGAAGCCCGCTCGCCACCCATCGAGCCACTGGCTCTGTTGGCTCCGGCGGCGCCACGCGCCAATGCCGCGCGCTACCGCACACGCCCTGACGCGCCGGGCGCGCTCGTATTGCTCCCACTTCCGCCCGCACCATCTCTGGCTCCTCCGACCACAGAAGAAGCACAAACCCCTAACTCGTGTCCACCTTAG